A genomic region of Luteibacter aegosomatissinici contains the following coding sequences:
- a CDS encoding oxidoreductase, whose protein sequence is MSDSKIWFITGCSTGFGRELAEQVLARGERVVLTARKPEQVADVAARYPEHALALALDVTSEQAIRKAVADAEGRFGRIDVLVNNAGYGYFSAIEEGEDEEIRRQFETNVFGLFSLTRHVLPGMRQRRTGHIVNVSSIGGLVAFPATGYYHASKWAVEGFSESLSKEVRPLGIKVLIVEPGRFRTDWAGRSVIESKTVIDDYDATAGERRRQAKAYTGTQPGDPARGAAAIIQAADAENPPLRLPLGSDAYTFLTDRLDELRANFEAVKDISISTDFPG, encoded by the coding sequence ATGTCCGACTCAAAGATCTGGTTCATCACCGGCTGCTCCACCGGCTTCGGCCGTGAGCTTGCCGAGCAGGTGCTCGCACGCGGCGAGCGTGTGGTCCTTACCGCCCGCAAGCCCGAGCAGGTGGCGGACGTGGCTGCCAGGTACCCGGAACACGCCCTCGCGCTGGCACTGGATGTCACCAGCGAGCAGGCCATTCGCAAGGCCGTTGCCGACGCGGAAGGCCGCTTCGGCAGGATCGATGTGCTGGTGAATAACGCCGGCTACGGTTATTTCTCGGCCATCGAGGAAGGCGAGGATGAGGAGATCCGCCGCCAGTTCGAGACGAACGTCTTTGGCTTGTTCTCGCTTACCCGCCACGTACTCCCTGGCATGCGCCAACGCCGCACTGGCCACATCGTCAACGTATCCTCGATCGGCGGACTCGTTGCGTTCCCGGCGACGGGGTACTACCACGCCAGCAAGTGGGCGGTGGAAGGCTTCTCCGAATCCCTTTCGAAGGAAGTGAGGCCGCTGGGTATCAAGGTCCTGATCGTTGAGCCGGGTCGCTTCCGCACCGACTGGGCCGGGCGTTCGGTGATCGAATCGAAGACCGTCATCGATGATTACGATGCGACGGCGGGTGAGCGCCGCCGCCAGGCCAAGGCTTATACCGGCACGCAGCCGGGTGACCCGGCCCGTGGCGCCGCCGCGATCATCCAGGCCGCCGATGCGGAGAACCCGCCGCTGCGCCTGCCGCTGGGCTCGGATGCGTACACGTTCCTGACCGATCGCCTCGACGAGCTGCGGGCAAACTTCGAGGCGGTGAAGGACATTTCGATTAGCACGGATTTTCCGGGCTAG
- a CDS encoding AraC family transcriptional regulator, whose product METILERMCEAVERHAAHARQETALPGLTLYRVNQAAHPSHVFYRPRMVVILRGSKTIAAGDAPFLADTSTFLLVTVDLPVCAQVFLDAEGRSHLAFSLDIDRDALAEAMARLPVDESVASAPAGVATARMTPELLEPFARLLDLLDHPADISFLAPLVIQEIYYRLFRSGLGEPLRQLALSGSHVAQIGRATQWIKANYTAPMSIEALADVAGMSTTSFHRHFKAITLMTPVQYRTRLRLQEARKMLLAEPRSAGAVAAHVGYDSQSQFTRDYKRMFGAPPAADAARTAGAP is encoded by the coding sequence ATGGAAACCATCCTCGAGCGCATGTGCGAGGCTGTCGAGCGCCACGCGGCGCACGCCCGCCAGGAAACAGCCCTGCCCGGCCTCACCCTGTACCGGGTGAATCAGGCCGCGCATCCATCGCACGTGTTTTACCGCCCACGCATGGTCGTCATCCTGCGCGGCAGCAAAACCATCGCCGCGGGCGATGCGCCCTTCCTCGCCGATACCTCGACGTTCTTGCTGGTCACCGTCGATCTGCCCGTGTGTGCCCAGGTATTCCTCGACGCGGAAGGTCGTTCGCACCTGGCGTTCTCGCTCGATATCGATCGCGATGCACTGGCGGAAGCCATGGCGCGCCTGCCCGTGGACGAAAGCGTGGCATCGGCACCCGCGGGCGTGGCGACAGCACGCATGACGCCCGAGCTGCTCGAGCCGTTCGCTCGGTTGCTCGATCTGCTCGATCACCCCGCGGACATCTCGTTCCTCGCGCCACTGGTTATCCAGGAAATCTACTACCGGCTGTTTCGAAGCGGTCTGGGCGAGCCGTTACGACAGCTGGCCCTGAGCGGTTCGCACGTGGCCCAGATCGGCCGCGCCACCCAGTGGATCAAGGCCAACTACACCGCGCCGATGTCCATCGAGGCGCTGGCCGATGTCGCCGGCATGAGCACTACGTCGTTCCATCGCCACTTCAAGGCGATCACGCTGATGACACCCGTGCAGTACCGCACGCGGCTACGGCTGCAGGAGGCGCGGAAGATGCTGCTGGCGGAGCCGCGCTCTGCCGGAGCGGTCGCTGCGCACGTGGGCTACGACAGCCAGTCGCAATTCACCCGGGACTACAAGCGCATGTTCGGCGCACCGCCGGCGGCGGATGCGGCGCGAACCGCAGGCGCACCCTAA
- a CDS encoding O-methyltransferase, whose product MSTLTTAPLAGLIGRLFDEADKVTWADNPAIANLSQEDHARLMQSKTEYLGFYGALKDMPLPVSRETGALLYMLARSTKARVIVEFGTSFGISTLHLAAALRDNGGGTLITSEFEPSKVIRARENLIAGGVIDLVEIREGDALKTLASNLPERIDLVLLDGAKALYPDVLALLESRLRPGALIIADNADYSPEYMARVRSAGSGYLSVPFSEDVELSMRLA is encoded by the coding sequence ATGTCCACTCTTACCACCGCACCCCTGGCCGGCCTGATCGGTCGCCTTTTCGATGAAGCCGACAAGGTCACCTGGGCGGATAACCCCGCCATCGCCAACCTGTCCCAGGAAGACCACGCCCGCCTCATGCAGAGCAAGACCGAGTACCTCGGCTTCTATGGCGCCCTCAAGGACATGCCGCTGCCCGTCTCCCGCGAAACAGGCGCATTGCTCTACATGCTTGCCCGTAGCACGAAGGCCCGCGTGATCGTCGAGTTTGGCACCTCCTTCGGCATTTCCACGCTGCACCTTGCCGCGGCGTTGCGCGATAACGGCGGCGGTACGCTGATTACCAGCGAGTTTGAACCGTCGAAGGTGATCCGTGCCCGGGAAAACCTGATCGCCGGCGGTGTCATCGACCTGGTCGAGATCCGCGAAGGCGATGCGCTGAAGACCCTCGCGTCGAACCTGCCTGAGCGCATTGACCTGGTCTTGCTGGATGGCGCCAAGGCGCTGTATCCCGACGTGCTCGCGCTGCTCGAATCGCGACTTCGTCCCGGTGCGTTGATCATCGCGGATAACGCCGATTACAGCCCGGAGTACATGGCGCGAGTGCGATCCGCTGGCAGCGGGTACCTGTCGGTGCCGTTTTCGGAGGATGTCGAGCTGTCGATGCGACTCGCTTGA
- the mgrA gene encoding L-glyceraldehyde 3-phosphate reductase — MTYVADPARYDGRMPYRRVGRSGMVLPAVSLGLWQNFGGVDRFETGRAILRRAFDRGVTHFDLANNYGPPYGSAEENFGRWFAADFAPHRDELVISSKAGWDMWPGPYGGPTGTRKHLIASCEQSLRRMGLDYVDIFYSHRVDPDTPLDETMNALVHLHRQGKALYVGISSYSPELTREAAAILAAENVPLFIHQPNYSMLNRSIEHGLLDTLGELGTGCIAFSPLAQGMLTSKYLNGIPADARVTREDSMSRDMLSEENLKHIRALNGMAEKRGQTLAQMAIAWTLRDPRVTSSLIGARTVEQLDDSLDAVKNLAFSAAELAEIDQHARDGGVDLWEVSSSIGKR; from the coding sequence ATGACGTACGTTGCTGATCCCGCCCGCTATGACGGCCGCATGCCATACCGTCGCGTCGGCCGCAGTGGCATGGTGCTGCCGGCAGTGTCGCTGGGCCTCTGGCAGAACTTCGGTGGCGTGGACCGGTTTGAGACCGGGCGCGCCATCCTGCGCCGCGCGTTCGATCGCGGCGTGACCCATTTTGATCTTGCGAACAACTACGGGCCGCCGTACGGCTCGGCGGAAGAGAATTTCGGCCGCTGGTTCGCGGCGGACTTTGCACCGCACCGCGATGAACTGGTCATTTCATCGAAGGCCGGCTGGGATATGTGGCCGGGCCCGTATGGCGGCCCGACCGGTACGCGCAAGCACCTGATCGCGAGCTGCGAGCAAAGCCTGCGCCGCATGGGCCTGGACTACGTCGATATCTTCTATTCGCACCGCGTCGATCCCGACACGCCCCTGGACGAAACGATGAACGCCCTCGTGCACCTGCACCGGCAGGGCAAGGCGCTGTATGTCGGCATCTCCTCGTATTCGCCGGAACTGACCCGCGAAGCCGCCGCCATCCTCGCCGCCGAGAACGTGCCGCTCTTCATCCACCAGCCGAACTACTCAATGCTGAACCGCTCGATCGAGCACGGACTGCTCGATACGCTGGGTGAGCTGGGCACGGGATGCATTGCGTTTTCCCCGCTCGCCCAAGGCATGCTGACCAGCAAGTACCTCAACGGCATTCCGGCAGATGCCCGCGTGACCCGCGAAGACTCGATGAGCCGCGACATGCTGAGCGAAGAGAATCTGAAGCACATCCGTGCACTGAACGGCATGGCTGAAAAGCGCGGACAAACCCTGGCCCAGATGGCCATTGCCTGGACCCTGCGCGATCCGCGCGTCACCTCGTCGCTGATCGGCGCGCGCACGGTGGAGCAACTGGATGATTCCCTGGACGCCGTGAAGAACCTGGCCTTCAGCGCCGCGGAACTCGCCGAAATCGACCAGCATGCACGCGACGGTGGCGTGGATCTGTGGGAAGTGTCCTCCAGCATCGGCAAGCGCTAA
- a CDS encoding PaaI family thioesterase gives MNIVGQLPPGLTGLEQLQKLIEMGGRPPIGETMDITLVDAGDGYAVFEGMPSLRVYNPIGMVHGGFAATLLDSACGCAVHSKLSPTQAYTTLELKTAYHKAITGDTGLMRAEGRVLSIGRRVAFTEATLKDAAGKLYASATSTLLVMER, from the coding sequence ATGAACATCGTCGGCCAACTCCCTCCCGGCCTTACCGGCCTGGAGCAACTACAGAAGCTTATTGAGATGGGCGGTCGCCCACCCATCGGCGAGACCATGGATATCACCCTGGTCGACGCCGGCGACGGGTACGCGGTGTTCGAGGGCATGCCATCCCTTCGCGTGTACAACCCGATCGGCATGGTCCACGGCGGTTTCGCGGCGACGCTGCTCGACTCCGCGTGCGGCTGCGCCGTGCACTCGAAGCTCTCGCCCACACAGGCCTACACGACGCTGGAGCTCAAGACGGCCTACCACAAGGCCATCACGGGAGACACCGGCCTCATGCGTGCAGAAGGCCGCGTGTTGAGCATCGGCCGAAGGGTCGCGTTTACCGAGGCGACACTGAAGGATGCCGCCGGGAAACTCTACGCCTCGGCGACGTCGACCCTGCTGGTAATGGAGCGCTGA
- a CDS encoding TetR family transcriptional regulator, with amino-acid sequence MSNPQNPPISSRKQPKQARSTELVSAILEAAAQVLAKEGAARFTTARVADRAGVSVGSVYQYFPNKAAILFRLQSDEWRQTSDMLAATLADDGRPPFERLRRLVHAFIVSECDEAAMRVALDDAAPLYRDAPEARAAKASGERAFHTFMVEALPGATDETRSMAVRMVVATLSGVGKDFSSSPREPAEIASFSDAMADMFCAWLGDLQAGR; translated from the coding sequence ATGAGCAATCCGCAAAACCCTCCCATTTCCTCGCGGAAACAGCCCAAACAGGCACGCTCCACGGAACTGGTGTCGGCCATTCTGGAGGCGGCAGCTCAGGTTTTGGCGAAGGAGGGCGCCGCCCGGTTCACCACGGCGCGCGTGGCGGACCGTGCCGGGGTGAGCGTGGGCTCGGTCTATCAGTACTTCCCGAACAAGGCCGCTATCCTGTTCCGCCTGCAAAGCGACGAATGGCGCCAGACCAGCGACATGCTGGCCGCTACGCTGGCGGATGACGGGCGGCCGCCCTTCGAGCGGCTGCGCCGGTTAGTGCATGCCTTCATCGTATCGGAGTGCGATGAAGCGGCCATGCGTGTCGCGCTGGATGATGCGGCGCCGCTCTACCGTGACGCGCCGGAAGCGCGGGCGGCGAAGGCATCGGGGGAGCGCGCCTTTCACACCTTCATGGTCGAGGCGCTACCGGGCGCGACCGACGAGACCCGCAGCATGGCGGTACGCATGGTCGTCGCAACGCTCAGCGGGGTGGGCAAGGATTTTTCCTCGAGCCCACGTGAACCCGCCGAGATCGCCAGTTTCAGTGACGCCATGGCGGACATGTTCTGCGCGTGGCTCGGGGACCTTCAGGCCGGGCGTTAG